In Triticum urartu cultivar G1812 chromosome 6, Tu2.1, whole genome shotgun sequence, the following proteins share a genomic window:
- the LOC125513696 gene encoding glucose-6-phosphate 1-dehydrogenase, cytoplasmic isoform-like, translated as MSGGSDVSSPSSGRISTSSLSDLKDLDLSSESGCLSIVVLGASGDLAKKKTFPALFNLFQQGFIQSGEVHIFGYARSDMSDDGLRERIRGYLKGASDEHLSQFLQLIKYVSGSYDSGEGFELLNKTISENETSENNQPGNSRRLFYLALPPSVYPSVCKMIRSYCMTPSSHTGWTRVIVEKPFGKDLDSAEELSAQLGELFDEEQLYRIDHYLGKELVQNLLVLRFANRFFLPLWNRDNIDNVQIVFREDFGTDGRGGYFDQYGIIRDIIQNHLLQVFCLVAMEKPVSLSPEHIRDEKVKVLQSVSCINHDEVVLGQYDGYKDDPTVPNESNTPTFASVVLRVHNERWDGVPFVLKAGKALSSKKAEIRVQFKDAPGDIFRCKKQGRNEFVIRLQPSEAMYMKLTVKKPGLEMATEQSELDLSYGLRYQDVKIPEAYERLILDTIRGDQQHFVRRDELKAAWEIFTPLLHDIDAGRLKALPYQPGTRGPPEADELSKRMGYVPTLGYVWAPPTLAKF; from the exons ATGTCAGGAGGATCGGATGTATCTTCACCATCATCAGGACGAATTAGCACGAGTTCTTTGTCAGACTTGAAGGACTTGGATCTTTCTTCAGAGTCTGGCTGCTTGTCCATTGTTGTACTAGGTGCTTCTGGGGACCTTGCTAAAAAGAAAACTTTTCCAGCACTCTTCAACCTTTTTCAACAG GGATTTATACAATCTGGAGAAGTCCATATATTTGGGTATGCAAGATCAGATATGTCTGACGACGGGTTAAGAGAACGCATTCGTGG ATATCTCAAAGGAGCTTCAGATGAACATCTTTCACAATTTTTGCAATTA ATTAAGTATGTTAGTGGTTCATATGATAGTGGGGAAGGATTTGAATTGCTAAACAAGACAATCTCTGAGAATGAAACATCAGAGAACAACCAACCAGGAAACTCCCGAAGACTATTTTATTTGGCATTACCTCCTTCAGTGTACCCCTCAGTATGCAAAATGATAAGATCATATTGCATGACTCCAT CCTCTCACACTGGTTGGACAAGGGTTATTGTTGAAAAGCCCTTCGGAAAGGATTTAGACTCTGCTGAGGAATTGAGTGCCCAACTTGGAGAGCTTTTCGATGAAGAACAACTATATAGAATTGACCACTATTTAGgaaaggagttggtccaaaactTG CTCGTGCTTCGCTTTGCAAACCGCTTTTTTCTGCCCCTCTGGAATCGTGATAACATAGATAACGTACAG ATTGTATTCCGGGAGGACTTCGGAACTGATGGACGTGGAGGATATTTTGATCAATATGG TATCATTCGGGATATCATTCAGAACCATTTGCTGCAG GTCTTTTGTTTGGTAGCCATGGAAAAGCCTGTCTCTCTTAGTCCTGAGCACATAAGAGATGAGAAAGTCAAG GTTCTGCAATCAGTGAGCTGTATAAACCATGACGAGGTAGTCCTTGGGCAATATGATGGCTACAAGGATGATCCGACAGTGCCAAATGAATCCAACACGCCTACTTTTGCGTCCGTTGTACTGAGGGTACACAATGAGAGATGGGATG GAGTTCCTTTCGTCCTTAAGGCTGGTAAAGCACTAAGCTCTAAGAAAGCAGAGATACGTGTGCAGTTCAAGGATGCTCCGGGCGATATTTTTAGAT GCAAGAAACAAGGAAGAAATGAATTTGTCATACGCCTGCAGCCATCGGAAGCCATGTATATGAAATTAACT GTAAAGAAACCAGGGCTCGAAATGGCAACAGAACAGAGCGAACTGGATTTATCCTACGGGCTACGGTACCAAGATGTAAAAATCCCAGAAGCGTACGAGCGTCTTATCTTGGACAC GATAAGAGGTGACCAGCAGCACTTTGTTCGCCGAGATGAGCTCAAG GCTGCCTGGGAGATCTTCACTCCTTTGTTGCACGACATCGATGCTGGCAGGCTCAAGGCTCTGCCATACCAACCGGGAACCCGGGGTCCTCCGGAGGCCGATGAGTTGAGCAAGAGGATGGGGTACGTGCCGACTCTTGGCTATGTTTGGGCACCACCAACCCTTGCAAAGTTTTAG